In one Blastocatellia bacterium genomic region, the following are encoded:
- a CDS encoding universal stress protein yields MVILYIKVYESYGAINSETDKELKITRFVAEGEPYQELLDHIEERNVDLVCIGAHGRDSKKEYLFGTTTDKILRAAKCPVLVTRYY; encoded by the coding sequence TTGGTAATCCTGTACATCAAAGTATATGAATCATATGGAGCAATTAATTCAGAGACAGACAAAGAGTTAAAAATTACTCGTTTTGTTGCTGAAGGAGAGCCTTACCAAGAATTGTTAGATCATATAGAAGAAAGAAATGTGGATTTAGTTTGTATTGGCGCACATGGTAGGGACTCTAAGAAAGAATATTTATTTGGTACAACTACAGATAAAATCTTACGTGCGGCCAAATGTCCTGTTTTAGTAACTAGGTATTATTAA
- a CDS encoding universal stress protein yields MLAKGDPANKIVSTAIEQRNRFNCYALTPSPISSRLLGSTTEIVCKVAPCPILVIHPNEKSWVNDETGKVELSRILVGCDFSKYSKQAFSYALEFAKTYGSSIDLLHTLPKNISTGSPVFGNPVHQSI; encoded by the coding sequence TTGTTAGCCAAGGGAGATCCAGCTAATAAAATTGTTTCCACTGCAATAGAACAAAGAAATAGATTTAATTGTTATGCTCTCACGCCGTCGCCCATTAGCAGCCGCCTGCTTGGTTCTACAACCGAAATAGTTTGTAAAGTTGCTCCCTGTCCTATATTGGTAATTCATCCAAATGAAAAATCCTGGGTTAATGATGAAACTGGCAAAGTAGAGCTTTCACGCATTTTAGTAGGATGTGATTTCTCTAAATATTCTAAACAAGCTTTTTCTTATGCTTTAGAATTTGCAAAAACTTATGGCTCATCAATAGATTTACTACATACTTTACCTAAAAATATTTCTACTGGTTCTCCTGTTTTTGGTAATCCTGTACATCAAAGTATATGA